Proteins encoded together in one Candidatus Dormiibacterota bacterium window:
- a CDS encoding EAL domain-containing protein — MSAGDHRLAAVATASGQAVVGMDGAGRITEWAGQAAAIFGWERDEVLGRCLADTIIPAFYRAAHRRGLERHRAGGASPLVGRPVELRAVRRDGSEFPVEILVVPAEHGGALEFTAMIRDITERRWHERLAAMQLAAGQLLMDGSRPGLAEAMPEVLRTVGEAVRCPVVLTWVPDPAGEGLRLEHAWHAGGAGLGTFCERAGGVPLPQPELVDRMHWGGTPFVVHAEMPHHNPLLTLAGEFGLRWMAVFPIAHSGPLMGLLVLLSGEMLGLDEELLGAMSGLGGQLGAAFARAEAERTLTESERRFRLLFEGNPNPMWVADVETRAIIAVNDAALAAYGYTREEFLGMRVDDVEVSSHAGTEPVRPATSCRHRLKDGRVIDVEVTARLQEFSSRPAVLTLVHDVTERAALERNLWHQAFHDQLTGLANRALFTDRLEHALRRAARHGSICAVLLLDLDDFKRVNDTRGHQVGDRLVQAVAARLCEHLRPDDSVARLGGDEFAVLLEDLDGAAGAEIAAGRVLEALQLPFHVDGRELLVGASVGVALSADAAGSDEILRSADLAMYVAKSRGKGRHQRFEPSMLSAMVEQVALEQEMRGALPRDEFAVLYQPQLDIATGRITGAEALVRWNHPTRGWLEPHAFIPQAEESRLIGALGAWVLRTACGTARRWVELGLPATRVAVNISGRELESEELTRGIRCVLDETRLPATHLELEITETAAVGQEGETLARLAELRELGVRIAIDDFGTGYSMLSRLQAFPVDRLKIDRSFIETIDLATDTAPLVAAMIGMAHGLGLTVVAEGVELTEQLQYLRGHGCDEAQGYLVGRPMTGAALEELLRRSAAGASAVRWQEPELETRHLLSELVRVEPVADRLVPALLGELERLTGVRCDLLDRTPGPAEARVPLRLRDGRVLGWLGGAAGADDRTLEVIRLFGRVIATQLG, encoded by the coding sequence GTGAGCGCCGGCGACCATCGCCTCGCCGCGGTGGCGACCGCGAGCGGGCAGGCGGTGGTCGGGATGGACGGCGCCGGCCGGATCACCGAGTGGGCCGGCCAGGCTGCGGCGATCTTCGGCTGGGAGCGCGACGAGGTCCTGGGGAGGTGCCTCGCCGACACCATCATCCCGGCCTTCTACCGCGCCGCCCATCGCCGCGGCCTGGAGCGCCACCGCGCCGGCGGGGCGTCGCCCCTGGTCGGCCGGCCGGTCGAGCTCCGGGCGGTGCGCCGGGACGGCAGCGAGTTCCCGGTGGAGATCCTGGTGGTCCCCGCAGAGCACGGCGGCGCTCTCGAGTTCACCGCGATGATCCGCGACATCACCGAGCGCAGGTGGCACGAGCGGCTGGCGGCGATGCAGCTCGCCGCCGGCCAGCTGCTGATGGACGGATCACGCCCCGGCCTGGCCGAGGCGATGCCCGAGGTGCTGCGCACCGTGGGGGAGGCGGTGCGCTGCCCGGTGGTGCTCACCTGGGTCCCAGACCCCGCCGGTGAGGGCCTCCGCCTGGAGCACGCCTGGCATGCGGGGGGCGCCGGCCTGGGGACCTTCTGCGAGCGCGCCGGCGGCGTTCCGCTGCCCCAGCCGGAGCTGGTCGACCGGATGCACTGGGGCGGCACGCCCTTCGTGGTGCACGCGGAGATGCCCCACCACAACCCCCTGCTCACCCTCGCCGGCGAGTTCGGGCTGCGCTGGATGGCGGTCTTCCCCATCGCCCACTCGGGCCCCCTGATGGGGCTGCTGGTGCTCCTCTCCGGCGAGATGCTCGGGCTCGACGAGGAGCTGCTGGGGGCGATGAGCGGCCTCGGCGGCCAGCTCGGCGCCGCCTTCGCACGCGCCGAGGCGGAGCGGACCCTGACCGAGAGCGAGCGGCGGTTCCGGCTGCTCTTCGAGGGCAACCCCAACCCGATGTGGGTCGCCGACGTCGAGACCAGGGCGATCATCGCCGTCAACGACGCCGCGCTGGCCGCGTACGGGTACACCCGCGAGGAGTTCCTGGGCATGCGCGTCGACGACGTCGAGGTGTCGAGCCACGCCGGCACCGAGCCGGTGCGTCCCGCCACCAGCTGCCGGCACCGGCTCAAGGACGGGAGGGTCATCGACGTCGAGGTCACCGCCCGGCTCCAGGAGTTCTCGAGCCGGCCGGCGGTCCTCACCCTGGTCCACGACGTCACCGAGCGGGCGGCGCTGGAGCGCAACCTCTGGCACCAGGCCTTCCACGATCAGCTGACCGGCCTCGCCAACCGGGCGCTGTTCACCGACCGCCTCGAGCACGCGCTGCGCCGGGCGGCGCGCCACGGCTCCATCTGTGCGGTGCTGCTGCTCGACCTCGACGACTTCAAGCGGGTCAACGACACCCGCGGCCACCAGGTCGGCGACCGGCTGGTGCAGGCGGTGGCGGCGCGGCTGTGCGAGCACCTCCGCCCCGACGACTCGGTGGCGCGACTCGGCGGCGACGAGTTCGCGGTGCTCCTCGAGGACCTCGACGGCGCCGCCGGCGCCGAGATCGCCGCCGGGCGGGTGCTCGAGGCGCTGCAGCTGCCCTTCCACGTCGACGGCCGCGAGCTGCTGGTCGGCGCCAGCGTCGGGGTGGCCCTCAGCGCCGACGCCGCCGGCTCGGACGAGATCCTGCGCAGCGCCGATCTGGCCATGTACGTCGCCAAGTCGAGGGGGAAGGGCCGCCACCAGCGCTTCGAGCCGAGCATGCTCAGCGCCATGGTGGAGCAGGTCGCCCTGGAGCAGGAGATGCGCGGCGCGCTGCCCCGCGACGAGTTCGCGGTGCTGTACCAGCCCCAGCTGGACATCGCCACCGGGCGCATCACCGGCGCCGAGGCGCTGGTGCGCTGGAACCACCCGACCCGGGGATGGCTCGAGCCCCACGCCTTCATCCCCCAGGCCGAGGAGTCGCGGCTGATCGGCGCGCTCGGCGCCTGGGTGCTGCGCACCGCCTGCGGGACGGCGCGGCGCTGGGTCGAGCTGGGGCTGCCGGCGACACGGGTGGCGGTGAACATCTCGGGCCGCGAGCTGGAGAGCGAGGAGCTCACCCGTGGCATCCGGTGCGTGCTCGACGAGACCCGCCTCCCCGCCACCCACCTCGAGCTGGAGATCACCGAGACCGCGGCGGTGGGGCAGGAGGGCGAGACCCTGGCCCGCCTCGCCGAGCTGCGCGAACTCGGGGTGCGCATCGCCATCGACGACTTCGGCACCGGCTACTCGATGCTCAGCCGGCTGCAGGCCTTCCCCGTCGACCGCCTGAAGATCGACCGGTCCTTCATCGAGACGATCGACCTCGCCACCGACACCGCGCCGCTGGTGGCGGCGATGATCGGCATGGCCCACGGGTTGGGGCTGACCGTGGTCGCCGAGGGGGTCGAGCTGACCGAGCAGCTCCAGTACCTGCGCGGCCACGGCTGCGACGAGGCCCAGGGATACCTGGTCGGCAGGCCGATGACCGGGGCCGCCCTCGAGGAGCTGCTGCGCCGCTCGGCGGCCGGTGCCAGCGCGGTGCGCTGGCAGGAGCCGGAGCTCGAGACCCGCCACCTGCTCAGCGAGCTGGTGCGGGTCGAGCCCGTGGCCGACCGCCTCGTCCCCGCCCTCCTCGGCGAGCTCGAGCGCCTGACCGGGGTGCGCTGCGACCTGCTCGACCGCACGCCCGGCCCCGCCGAGGCCCGGGTGCCGCTGCGGCTGCGCGACGGCCGCGTGCTGGGCTGGCTGGGGGGTGCCGCCGGCGCCGACGATCGCACCCTCGAGGTCATCCGGCTGTTCGGCCGGGTGATCGCCACCCAGCTCGGCTGA